In Desulfosoma caldarium, the following are encoded in one genomic region:
- a CDS encoding ACT domain-containing protein, whose product MRVEQISVFLENKAGRLAEVTRILSEAGVNIRALSLADTSDFGILRLIVNDNEKAKEALKANGFTVGKTDVVAVEVEDRPGGLYKILDILRKAGINVEYMYAFVQQSGNNAVIIFRFDNLDEAVRVLMENGVTVINGSKLYTM is encoded by the coding sequence ATGCGAGTGGAGCAGATTTCCGTCTTCTTGGAAAACAAGGCGGGGCGCCTGGCGGAAGTGACGCGCATTTTGTCCGAAGCGGGCGTGAACATTCGAGCGCTGTCGTTGGCGGACACGTCCGATTTCGGCATCCTGCGCCTCATCGTCAATGACAACGAAAAGGCCAAAGAGGCTCTGAAAGCCAACGGTTTTACCGTGGGCAAGACCGATGTGGTGGCGGTGGAAGTGGAAGACCGTCCCGGAGGCTTGTACAAGATTTTGGACATTCTGCGCAAGGCGGGCATCAACGTGGAATACATGTACGCCTTTGTGCAGCAGAGTGGAAACAATGCGGTGATCATTTTCCGCTTTGACAATCTGGACGAAGCGGTGCGCGTGCTCATGGAAAACGGCGTCACCGTCATCAACGGCAGCAAGCTGTACACCATGTAG
- a CDS encoding phenylacetate--CoA ligase family protein, protein MIYDMEYETLPREALEAIQLRRLQTTLQRVYATVPFYRKRFDDVGFKPSDLKSLQDLRRVPFTTKQDLRDNYPYGLFAVPMENVVRIHASSGTTGKPTVVGYTARDIETWATLMARSLSAAGATRGDIIHNAYGYGLFTGGLGVHYGAEKLGASVIPISGGNTKRQIMIMKDFGATILTCTPSYALHLAEVAREMGVDFADLKFKAGLFGAEPWSEKMREEIERKMHLSALDIYGLSEVIGPGVAVECLEAKAGLHIFEDHFIAEIIDPNTGEVLPPGSTGELVFTSITKEAFPVIRYRTRDITSLNPEPCVCGRTFVRMNRVSGRSDDMLIIRGVNVFPSQIESVLMEIQGVEPHYQLIVDREDNLDKLTVLVEVGESAFSDKVKSLQDLEKMITKNIKEYLGVSAKVKLVEPKTIARSEGKAVRVIDNRKL, encoded by the coding sequence ATGATCTACGACATGGAGTACGAAACCCTGCCCCGAGAGGCCTTGGAAGCCATTCAGCTCAGGCGCCTGCAGACGACGCTGCAACGCGTTTACGCCACGGTGCCTTTTTATCGAAAGCGCTTTGATGACGTGGGATTCAAGCCGTCGGATCTCAAGAGCTTGCAAGATCTTCGCCGCGTCCCTTTTACCACCAAGCAGGATCTTCGGGACAATTATCCCTACGGCCTTTTTGCCGTGCCCATGGAAAACGTGGTGCGCATTCACGCCTCTTCCGGCACCACGGGAAAACCCACCGTGGTCGGCTACACGGCGCGCGACATCGAAACCTGGGCCACCCTCATGGCACGTTCGCTTTCCGCCGCCGGGGCCACGCGTGGGGATATTATTCACAACGCATACGGTTACGGCCTGTTCACAGGCGGGCTAGGGGTCCATTACGGGGCGGAAAAACTGGGCGCGTCGGTCATTCCCATTTCCGGGGGAAACACCAAGCGCCAGATCATGATCATGAAAGACTTTGGGGCCACGATTCTCACCTGCACGCCGTCCTACGCGCTGCATCTGGCTGAAGTGGCCCGCGAAATGGGTGTGGACTTCGCAGACCTGAAATTCAAGGCGGGTCTTTTCGGCGCAGAACCCTGGTCGGAAAAGATGCGAGAGGAAATCGAAAGAAAGATGCACTTGAGCGCCCTGGACATCTACGGGCTCAGTGAAGTGATCGGCCCCGGCGTGGCGGTGGAATGTCTGGAAGCCAAAGCGGGCTTGCACATCTTTGAAGACCATTTCATTGCAGAAATCATTGATCCCAACACAGGAGAGGTGCTGCCGCCCGGATCCACGGGTGAGCTTGTCTTCACCTCCATCACCAAGGAAGCCTTTCCTGTGATTCGCTACCGCACGCGGGACATCACCAGCTTGAACCCTGAACCGTGCGTGTGCGGCCGAACCTTCGTCCGCATGAACCGCGTCAGCGGCCGAAGCGACGACATGCTCATCATTCGGGGCGTAAACGTGTTTCCGTCTCAGATCGAAAGTGTCCTCATGGAAATTCAGGGCGTCGAACCCCACTATCAGCTCATCGTGGACCGAGAAGACAATCTGGACAAGCTGACGGTTCTGGTTGAAGTGGGAGAATCCGCTTTTTCCGACAAGGTGAAAAGTCTTCAGGATCTGGAAAAGATGATCACCAAGAACATCAAGGAATATCTTGGGGTTTCGGCCAAGGTGAAACTGGTGGAACCCAAGACCATCGCTCGAAGCGAAGGGAAGGCCGTTCGCGTGATAGATAACAGGAAACTTTAA
- a CDS encoding tetratricopeptide repeat protein, protein MGAKKIKVRKKDMQKADEILSLSQRVLEWGRRHTTLILGAVGGLVVVVLVSWAVEVHSDMKERRAQRELAALWRDTEALDPKDEAALNEHLSRLQSVAEKHDGTAAAGGAALTMTRLLFENGRYGEALQWYDRAGKNFSKEGTVDIIMSYGRMMCLESLGRVDEALSGWAALADTVEGGLKREALWHQARLTAIKGDREKARQIYDAALAVKGFYPDDALLRAEKSRL, encoded by the coding sequence ATGGGGGCCAAGAAGATCAAGGTTCGCAAAAAGGATATGCAAAAGGCCGACGAGATTCTGAGTTTGTCACAACGGGTGTTGGAATGGGGGCGGCGTCACACAACCCTTATCCTGGGTGCCGTGGGAGGGCTTGTCGTGGTGGTTCTGGTCTCTTGGGCTGTGGAGGTACACTCGGACATGAAGGAGCGTCGAGCTCAAAGAGAACTGGCTGCCTTGTGGAGGGACACCGAAGCTTTGGATCCCAAAGATGAGGCGGCTCTAAACGAACATTTGAGCCGCCTGCAATCGGTGGCGGAAAAGCATGACGGGACGGCGGCTGCGGGCGGAGCTGCTTTGACCATGACGCGGCTGCTTTTTGAGAATGGCCGCTACGGTGAGGCTCTGCAGTGGTACGATCGAGCCGGGAAGAATTTTTCCAAAGAGGGCACCGTGGATATCATCATGAGCTACGGGCGAATGATGTGCCTGGAATCCTTGGGCCGAGTGGACGAGGCGCTCTCGGGCTGGGCGGCTCTGGCAGACACGGTGGAAGGAGGCTTGAAGCGGGAGGCTCTATGGCATCAGGCGCGTTTAACCGCCATCAAGGGAGACCGTGAAAAAGCCCGGCAGATTTATGATGCGGCTCTGGCCGTCAAGGGCTTTTATCCGGATGATGCCTTGTTGAGAGCAGAAAAAAGCCGCCTTTAG
- the pyrR gene encoding bifunctional pyr operon transcriptional regulator/uracil phosphoribosyltransferase PyrR: protein MFPRLALVNQALLVRHGRWKHGAFFFSLHDMAENSMNVQAHHHLVMESDAMSRALERMAREIYQEADDPSLLALVGIHTGGVFLARRLGHILKNLYGLSVPIGTLDINLYRDDWSRLHTQPKVRATVLPFSLEDKDIVLVDDVLFTGRTIRAALDALMDYGRPKRVRVAALVDRGHRELPICAHFVGLELKTRSDEQVNVFLQEKDGADKVVLECRSAA from the coding sequence ATGTTTCCTAGGTTGGCTTTGGTGAATCAGGCGCTTTTGGTGCGTCACGGGCGCTGGAAGCATGGCGCCTTTTTCTTTTCCCTTCACGACATGGCAGAGAACTCCATGAATGTGCAAGCCCATCATCACCTGGTCATGGAAAGCGACGCGATGAGCCGAGCTCTGGAACGCATGGCCCGCGAAATTTATCAGGAAGCCGATGATCCTTCCCTCCTGGCCCTTGTAGGCATTCACACCGGTGGCGTGTTTCTGGCCCGACGCCTGGGCCACATCTTGAAAAATCTCTACGGGCTGTCCGTCCCCATAGGGACCCTCGACATCAACCTTTACCGCGACGACTGGTCTCGGCTGCACACCCAGCCTAAGGTGCGCGCCACGGTGCTCCCTTTTTCCCTTGAAGACAAAGATATCGTGCTGGTAGACGATGTCCTCTTTACGGGTCGGACCATTCGAGCCGCCCTGGACGCTTTGATGGATTACGGCCGCCCGAAAAGAGTGCGCGTGGCCGCGCTGGTGGATCGAGGACACCGCGAACTGCCCATCTGCGCCCATTTCGTGGGTCTGGAACTGAAAACGCGATCCGATGAACAGGTCAATGTCTTCTTGCAGGAAAAAGACGGCGCGGACAAAGTGGTGCTGGAATGCCGTTCGGCCGCCTAG
- a CDS encoding threonine ammonia-lyase, whose amino-acid sequence MEKHFREMIEQVNMLAVFKARRVVQRVLPRTLLARYERLCADLGADVYVKHENHLPTNSFKVRGAVNFMAHVTPEVERSGIVVATRGNHGMAVAWAAREKGIFCNVVVPEGNDPEINAEIASYGAQLIIKGADFYEAQDYCEELAENAGYYYLRQGNDPHLITGTAVMGLEIFEELPEVDTILMPIGGGTGCAALATVIRGINPRVELIGVQAHNVPSFYESWKRKEKVTVPSAYTVADGLAARSVFEVPFLLLKDVVSDVVLLTEEELLDGVRLALRYTHNLAEVAGAAALAAAYKIRDRLAGKKVVVVMTGGNMTYERLEKILAGQAAA is encoded by the coding sequence ATGGAAAAGCATTTTCGAGAGATGATCGAGCAGGTGAACATGTTGGCCGTGTTCAAGGCCCGGCGTGTCGTGCAGCGCGTATTGCCTCGAACCCTTTTGGCTCGTTACGAAAGGTTGTGTGCGGATTTAGGGGCGGACGTGTATGTGAAGCATGAAAACCACTTACCCACCAATTCTTTTAAAGTGCGGGGTGCCGTCAATTTTATGGCCCACGTGACGCCAGAAGTGGAGCGGTCGGGCATTGTGGTGGCTACTCGGGGCAATCACGGCATGGCGGTGGCCTGGGCGGCGCGCGAAAAGGGCATCTTTTGCAACGTGGTGGTTCCGGAGGGTAACGATCCGGAAATAAACGCTGAGATTGCCTCCTACGGAGCGCAGCTCATCATCAAGGGAGCGGATTTTTACGAGGCGCAGGATTACTGCGAAGAATTGGCAGAAAACGCCGGCTATTATTACTTGAGGCAGGGCAATGATCCTCATCTGATAACCGGCACGGCGGTCATGGGCTTGGAGATTTTTGAAGAGCTGCCCGAGGTGGACACGATCCTCATGCCCATTGGAGGAGGCACTGGGTGTGCCGCTCTGGCCACGGTCATTCGCGGCATCAATCCACGCGTGGAACTCATCGGGGTTCAGGCGCACAATGTTCCGTCCTTCTACGAATCATGGAAGCGCAAAGAAAAGGTCACCGTGCCTTCGGCGTATACGGTGGCCGATGGGTTGGCGGCCCGATCGGTTTTTGAAGTGCCGTTTCTTCTTTTGAAGGATGTGGTTAGCGACGTGGTATTGCTGACGGAAGAGGAGTTGTTGGACGGGGTGCGTTTAGCTTTGCGCTACACGCACAATCTGGCGGAAGTGGCCGGGGCGGCGGCCTTGGCGGCGGCGTACAAGATTCGCGACCGGCTTGCGGGGAAAAAAGTGGTGGTAGTCATGACGGGTGGGAACATGACGTACGAGAGGTTGGAAAAGATTTTGGCCGGGCAGGCCGCGGCCTAA
- a CDS encoding HDOD domain-containing protein, with amino-acid sequence MVNLNEYATEKVTEKVLALVGEIPTFPRAVSHLMKQLKDPDTSLEDICATISGDPGLCVLVLRLANSPLYRPGFSNPTTLSIPRAVQMLGRKIIESAVLSYALRGMLRRSSLAEKLLWEHALACAVIASDIVRLIGSKNVETAYVCGLLHDVGKTVMCLRFPETMHAILEDQYNQSQGEDAAICSVAMEKEHLGIDHARVGAVCLNVWQCGEEAAVACAYHHRPKDVQGRSVWPGVIRIADILCHKMEYGPICRPMLNLGPVERALRINGAEMAQCLERWRAKIEETFQAFA; translated from the coding sequence ATGGTCAACCTCAACGAATACGCCACGGAAAAGGTTACGGAAAAGGTTCTCGCCCTGGTGGGTGAAATCCCCACCTTCCCCCGTGCCGTCTCCCATCTCATGAAACAGCTCAAAGATCCAGACACCAGCCTTGAGGATATCTGCGCCACCATTTCCGGAGACCCTGGCCTATGCGTTCTGGTGCTGCGCCTCGCCAATTCGCCTCTCTATCGACCGGGTTTTTCCAATCCGACGACTTTGAGTATACCTCGAGCCGTCCAAATGCTTGGCCGAAAAATCATCGAATCGGCTGTGCTCAGCTACGCCCTGCGGGGTATGCTTCGGCGTTCATCCCTTGCGGAGAAACTTCTATGGGAACATGCCTTGGCCTGCGCCGTCATCGCCTCCGACATCGTGCGCCTCATAGGATCTAAGAACGTGGAGACCGCCTATGTGTGCGGGCTCTTGCATGATGTGGGCAAGACGGTGATGTGCCTAAGATTTCCGGAAACCATGCACGCCATTCTGGAAGACCAATACAACCAGTCCCAGGGCGAAGACGCAGCCATCTGCTCCGTGGCCATGGAAAAGGAGCATTTGGGCATCGACCACGCGCGCGTCGGCGCCGTCTGCCTTAATGTGTGGCAATGCGGCGAAGAGGCCGCCGTGGCCTGCGCCTACCATCATCGACCCAAGGACGTCCAAGGAAGATCCGTTTGGCCTGGCGTCATCCGCATCGCCGATATCCTGTGTCACAAAATGGAATACGGGCCCATTTGCCGGCCCATGCTGAACCTTGGCCCCGTGGAAAGAGCGCTGCGCATCAATGGCGCCGAAATGGCTCAATGCCTTGAGCGCTGGCGTGCCAAAATTGAGGAAACGTTTCAGGCCTTTGCCTGA
- a CDS encoding lysylphosphatidylglycerol synthase transmembrane domain-containing protein: protein MKLPVRHRMRLWIAAFLGCALLLFVFLRADFPILAQKLYEVEPLWALMAVGASVVSYVFMGAVLFELLKTLEHGRPLGLVLSISLVSCCINYLMPVGGLSGLALKVYLLSHQRIPPSRTLSISMVHGFLTNTVAVLLIYLGFFYLYGHAQIHARQLGIAVVVLGIALVFTWVTFQILISSTFRRRAWNVSVWVVYRMAALLKKSQWIIPKKAEAFFQNFDESMTLMVQNTSRLVLPLLYAALDWTFMFLCLKYSFQAVRCPISLNELAIGFSVGIFAGLFSITPVSLGMMEGSMAGAFYLLGKDYNQALLAVLLYRLAYYWLPLAVSFVVSRRVFPHLRLEEPTRAKESYGEPSS, encoded by the coding sequence GTGAAACTGCCCGTGCGACACCGCATGCGCTTATGGATTGCTGCGTTTTTAGGTTGCGCTCTGCTGCTTTTTGTGTTCCTGCGGGCGGATTTTCCTATCCTTGCCCAAAAGCTCTACGAAGTGGAACCCTTGTGGGCCTTGATGGCCGTAGGGGCCAGCGTGGTGAGCTATGTGTTTATGGGCGCTGTTCTTTTTGAATTGCTGAAGACCCTGGAGCATGGGCGACCTTTGGGTCTCGTGCTTTCCATCTCCCTGGTGTCTTGCTGCATAAACTACCTTATGCCCGTGGGCGGACTCAGCGGTCTCGCTCTGAAAGTCTATTTACTCAGCCATCAGCGCATTCCTCCAAGCCGAACCTTAAGTATTTCCATGGTCCATGGATTCCTGACCAACACCGTGGCCGTTCTCTTAATCTATCTCGGTTTTTTTTATCTTTATGGCCATGCGCAAATCCATGCCAGGCAATTGGGCATCGCGGTCGTCGTGTTGGGAATCGCTTTGGTGTTTACGTGGGTGACCTTTCAGATCCTCATCAGCTCTACTTTTCGTCGCCGAGCGTGGAACGTCAGTGTTTGGGTCGTTTATCGCATGGCGGCGCTCCTGAAGAAGTCCCAGTGGATCATTCCCAAGAAGGCGGAGGCGTTCTTTCAAAACTTTGACGAGAGCATGACGCTCATGGTGCAGAACACCTCTCGACTTGTTCTTCCCCTACTCTACGCGGCTCTGGACTGGACGTTCATGTTTCTATGCCTCAAGTATTCCTTTCAGGCCGTCCGGTGTCCCATATCCTTGAATGAACTTGCCATAGGGTTTTCTGTGGGTATTTTTGCTGGGTTGTTTTCCATCACACCCGTTTCTTTGGGTATGATGGAAGGGTCCATGGCCGGGGCCTTTTACCTTTTGGGCAAGGATTATAATCAAGCCCTTCTGGCGGTACTTTTGTACCGATTGGCCTATTATTGGCTACCTTTGGCTGTGAGTTTTGTTGTGAGCCGGCGCGTTTTTCCCCACCTTCGGCTTGAAGAGCCGACGCGTGCCAAGGAGTCCTACGGTGAACCCTCCTCATGA
- a CDS encoding epoxyqueuosine reductase: MGTKLQDIIETSMRAWADRHGGNIYWRLPVCVGVAGVEDPLFEKLREVAAPDHARPQDLLPFAASVIVFFLPFRKDLAKKNRSDTPYAARSWAEAYVATNALIAEICEALKHHLAQEGYDSATTPATHNFDEKRLVSRWSHKHLGYIAGLGTFGVHHQLITHQGACGRLGSLVTTKPMAPTPRPTVEYCLAKSGHPCTACVRRCTFGALTLDGLDRHRCYAQLLENDRHFKDLPLVDVCGKCVADVPCSYGIPKASMADCR, encoded by the coding sequence ATGGGCACAAAGCTTCAGGACATCATAGAAACGTCCATGCGCGCTTGGGCCGACCGTCACGGCGGGAACATCTATTGGCGACTTCCTGTGTGTGTCGGCGTCGCTGGAGTCGAGGATCCTTTGTTTGAAAAACTGAGGGAGGTTGCCGCGCCCGATCATGCTCGGCCGCAGGACCTTCTGCCTTTCGCGGCTTCGGTGATCGTCTTTTTTTTGCCGTTTCGAAAAGACCTCGCCAAGAAAAACCGATCGGATACGCCTTACGCTGCCCGCTCCTGGGCCGAAGCCTACGTGGCCACCAACGCCCTCATTGCCGAGATCTGCGAAGCCCTGAAGCATCATTTGGCCCAGGAAGGCTATGACAGCGCTACCACGCCGGCAACCCACAATTTCGATGAAAAACGCCTCGTCAGCCGATGGTCTCACAAGCATCTGGGCTACATTGCCGGGCTCGGAACCTTTGGCGTTCATCACCAGCTCATCACGCATCAAGGGGCGTGCGGCCGACTGGGCAGTTTGGTGACGACCAAACCCATGGCGCCGACGCCACGCCCCACCGTGGAATACTGCCTCGCCAAATCGGGTCATCCGTGCACGGCATGCGTTCGCCGCTGCACCTTTGGAGCACTCACCCTCGACGGGCTGGACCGGCATCGCTGCTACGCCCAGCTCTTGGAAAACGATCGCCACTTCAAGGATCTTCCCCTGGTGGATGTGTGCGGCAAATGCGTGGCCGATGTACCGTGCAGTTATGGCATTCCCAAAGCCTCCATGGCCGATTGCAGGTGA
- a CDS encoding sirohydrochlorin cobaltochelatase has protein sequence MVAKLRKGAWVLLVQLGLVGMVLGSTGVKKAMAKHESAEEAKPAILVVAFGTSVPEAQKAYDLIDQRIAAAFPKVERRWAYTSSIIRKKLRAQGQSLDAPETALAKLMEDGFTHVAVMSLHIIPGAEFHDLYTNARFFAQMVGGFKKVTFAQPLISSAEDMVQVARAMAESVPLERKPNEAVIYMGHGSEHHPADAAYVAMDSYFRKQDSNMYLATVEGALPFENVLSTLKSRRVPKAYLVPFMVVAGDHARNDMAGEEPDSWKSQLEAQGIKAVPVFRGMGEVPAVVDVWIRHLQSAMEALGMP, from the coding sequence ATGGTGGCCAAGTTAAGAAAAGGCGCGTGGGTTCTTCTCGTACAACTGGGATTGGTGGGGATGGTTCTGGGAAGCACGGGAGTTAAAAAGGCGATGGCCAAGCATGAATCCGCCGAAGAGGCAAAGCCGGCCATTCTCGTGGTGGCCTTTGGAACGAGTGTTCCGGAAGCCCAAAAAGCCTACGATCTCATCGACCAGCGCATCGCAGCGGCTTTCCCTAAAGTGGAAAGGCGCTGGGCCTACACCTCCAGCATCATACGCAAAAAACTTCGCGCTCAGGGCCAATCCCTCGATGCTCCGGAAACCGCCCTGGCCAAGCTCATGGAGGATGGTTTTACACACGTGGCCGTCATGTCACTGCATATCATTCCGGGAGCGGAGTTTCATGATCTTTACACAAACGCCCGGTTCTTCGCGCAGATGGTGGGCGGCTTCAAAAAAGTCACCTTTGCACAGCCCCTCATCTCATCCGCCGAAGACATGGTCCAGGTGGCGCGAGCCATGGCAGAGAGTGTGCCTTTAGAGCGAAAGCCCAATGAAGCGGTGATCTACATGGGGCACGGCAGTGAGCACCATCCCGCCGATGCCGCCTACGTCGCCATGGACAGCTACTTTCGAAAACAGGATAGCAACATGTATCTTGCCACGGTGGAAGGGGCTCTTCCCTTTGAAAACGTTCTGTCCACTTTAAAAAGCCGCCGCGTGCCCAAGGCCTACTTGGTGCCCTTCATGGTTGTCGCCGGTGACCACGCTCGCAACGATATGGCAGGTGAAGAGCCCGACAGTTGGAAATCTCAGCTGGAAGCCCAGGGCATTAAGGCGGTTCCGGTCTTTCGCGGCATGGGAGAAGTTCCGGCGGTGGTGGACGTTTGGATCCGTCACCTGCAATCGGCCATGGAGGCTTTGGGAATGCCATAA
- a CDS encoding DUF4198 domain-containing protein — protein sequence MNHRIAVSVLAMVLLSGFLGTGSSLAHFGLILPSDDIVTPEDSKTLTVQAKFLHPMEGHYMEMVKPKRFGFVRLGQTTDLTTSLQARKGRGADQDSDFTYWETTYTVRKPGNYVFFMEPNPYWEPAEDKYIVHYTKVCVQALGLEEGWDEPVGLETEIVPLTRPYGLWTGNVFTGRVLLKGKPVPYAEVEVEYLNESPDNPSRVAAPSDPYVTQVIKADGNGVFTYAMPRAGWWGFAALSEASWKLKKDGKPKPVEIGAVFWVHTTDMK from the coding sequence ATGAATCATCGCATCGCCGTTTCGGTCTTGGCCATGGTTTTATTGAGCGGTTTTTTGGGCACGGGGTCGTCCCTGGCTCATTTTGGGCTCATTCTGCCTTCCGACGACATTGTCACGCCGGAAGATTCTAAGACCCTCACGGTGCAGGCCAAGTTCCTCCATCCCATGGAGGGGCACTACATGGAAATGGTCAAGCCCAAGCGTTTCGGCTTTGTGCGCTTGGGCCAGACAACGGATTTAACCACTTCCCTGCAAGCCCGCAAAGGGCGTGGCGCCGATCAGGACAGCGACTTCACGTACTGGGAAACCACCTATACGGTTCGAAAGCCCGGAAACTATGTCTTTTTCATGGAACCCAACCCGTACTGGGAACCCGCGGAGGACAAATACATTGTGCACTATACAAAGGTGTGCGTCCAGGCCCTTGGCCTGGAAGAAGGCTGGGACGAGCCCGTGGGGCTGGAGACGGAAATCGTGCCGTTGACAAGGCCCTATGGACTGTGGACCGGCAATGTGTTTACCGGCCGCGTGCTTCTCAAAGGAAAGCCCGTCCCGTATGCGGAAGTGGAAGTGGAATACCTCAACGAATCCCCGGATAATCCATCCAGGGTGGCAGCCCCTTCCGATCCGTACGTGACTCAGGTGATTAAGGCCGACGGGAACGGTGTGTTCACCTACGCCATGCCTCGCGCGGGCTGGTGGGGCTTTGCCGCGCTCAGCGAGGCTTCCTGGAAGCTCAAAAAGGACGGGAAACCCAAACCCGTGGAGATCGGGGCCGTCTTTTGGGTGCACACCACGGACATGAAATGA
- a CDS encoding molybdopterin-containing oxidoreductase family protein, whose product MAQEWFRTHCARFDHGGCGLKVSLKDGRVDKVVPDPDDPFSHGWHCRKGLSAKERLESDLRLTQPLRRNGPRGSGLWEPIGWDQALDFLAQQFIRAIETSGPESVAFAQGAPKGPEFFLLLRLANLLRCPNVAGSQHVCHMPREQMALVTCGFFPVADLEGPSRCVLLWGSNPPATNEEGVLGGHLHACLKQGARLVVVDPLRTALAEKADVWLQIRPGTDDLLAMGFLHIILEEGIYDREFVERWTVGFDDLRQAVKPYTPQRVAAGCWVSEEKIRAAARLYAQSRPACLQWGNAVEHTPKSANTCRALVHLMAVTGNLEQPGGNIRAEMPRLLALKDMIALDEFPDRPKKLLNRHHGILPRLISVPSWMVVQSIVDQAPYPIRCLYVQGSNPLLSYTEAEVVKKALESLDFLAVADQVMTPTAALADLVLPVALPMEYDDIGHYGLPHGFITARPKLVDPPDACRSDLWIINEWAKRMGLGDRFWPKAEDILEAIVAPSGLTYGEFCQRGVLFGPKRYRTYQDKGFKTPSGKVELRSSLMEKWGFAGLPAAEDPEPLPDDFPFLLTSRKPKDFFHSAYRHLERLRREHREPTVWISLDSASRLGISEGQEIFIETAHGRITQRAHLTDALQHPVVLADFGWWFPEKVDDPMRGWQVSNLNRVTAVTRTDPVMATPQVRAIPCRLIPA is encoded by the coding sequence ATGGCTCAGGAATGGTTTCGGACCCATTGTGCGCGATTCGATCACGGCGGTTGCGGCCTGAAAGTTTCCCTTAAAGACGGCCGTGTGGACAAGGTGGTTCCCGACCCTGACGATCCTTTCAGCCACGGCTGGCACTGCCGCAAAGGCCTTTCCGCAAAGGAACGACTGGAAAGCGATCTCAGGCTCACGCAGCCGCTGCGCCGCAATGGACCACGAGGTTCCGGGCTTTGGGAACCCATCGGCTGGGATCAGGCCCTGGATTTTCTGGCCCAGCAATTCATTCGAGCCATAGAAACAAGTGGGCCGGAAAGCGTCGCCTTTGCCCAGGGAGCACCTAAGGGACCGGAATTTTTCCTGCTTCTTCGCCTGGCCAATCTGCTTCGATGCCCCAATGTGGCGGGAAGCCAGCATGTGTGCCACATGCCTCGAGAACAAATGGCTCTGGTCACCTGCGGATTTTTTCCCGTGGCGGACCTGGAGGGTCCGTCCCGATGTGTGCTGCTGTGGGGAAGCAATCCTCCGGCCACCAATGAGGAAGGCGTGCTGGGAGGCCACCTGCACGCCTGCCTCAAACAGGGAGCGCGGCTGGTGGTCGTGGATCCCTTGCGCACGGCCCTTGCCGAAAAAGCCGATGTCTGGCTGCAGATTCGCCCCGGCACGGACGACCTTTTGGCTATGGGCTTCTTGCATATCATCCTGGAAGAAGGGATCTACGATCGGGAATTCGTTGAACGGTGGACCGTGGGCTTTGACGACCTGCGCCAGGCCGTCAAGCCTTACACGCCGCAACGGGTGGCGGCAGGATGCTGGGTCTCGGAGGAAAAGATTCGAGCGGCGGCTCGACTGTACGCTCAGAGCCGCCCGGCCTGCCTCCAGTGGGGCAATGCCGTGGAACACACCCCAAAAAGCGCCAATACCTGCCGGGCCCTGGTGCACCTCATGGCCGTTACCGGAAACCTGGAGCAACCCGGGGGCAATATTCGCGCCGAGATGCCCCGACTCCTGGCCCTCAAGGACATGATTGCTCTGGACGAGTTTCCCGATCGCCCCAAGAAGCTCCTGAACCGTCACCACGGCATCCTTCCGCGCTTGATTTCAGTGCCCAGCTGGATGGTGGTGCAGTCCATTGTGGATCAAGCCCCCTACCCCATACGGTGTCTCTACGTGCAGGGATCCAATCCCCTGCTCAGTTACACGGAAGCCGAGGTCGTCAAAAAGGCTTTGGAATCCTTGGATTTTCTTGCCGTTGCCGATCAAGTCATGACGCCCACGGCCGCTTTGGCCGACCTGGTACTCCCCGTGGCCTTGCCCATGGAATACGACGACATCGGCCACTACGGGTTGCCTCACGGCTTCATCACGGCTCGGCCAAAGCTGGTGGATCCTCCGGATGCCTGCCGATCCGACCTGTGGATTATCAATGAATGGGCCAAGCGCATGGGGTTGGGCGATCGTTTCTGGCCAAAAGCGGAAGACATCCTTGAAGCCATTGTGGCCCCTTCCGGGCTGACGTACGGGGAATTTTGCCAAAGGGGCGTGCTTTTCGGTCCCAAACGCTATCGCACCTACCAGGACAAAGGGTTCAAGACACCATCCGGGAAGGTGGAATTGCGCTCAAGCCTTATGGAAAAATGGGGTTTCGCCGGGTTGCCGGCCGCCGAGGATCCTGAACCCTTACCGGATGATTTTCCTTTCCTGCTCACCAGCCGAAAGCCTAAGGATTTCTTTCATTCGGCGTATCGCCACCTGGAACGCCTTCGCCGAGAGCATCGAGAACCTACGGTCTGGATTTCGTTGGATTCGGCATCACGGTTAGGCATCAGCGAAGGCCAGGAAATTTTCATTGAAACCGCTCACGGGCGCATCACTCAGCGCGCCCATCTCACGGACGCCCTGCAGCATCCCGTGGTTCTCGCAGACTTTGGGTGGTGGTTTCCGGAAAAGGTCGATGATCCCATGCGCGGATGGCAGGTATCAAATCTCAATCGAGTGACGGCAGTCACGCGAACAGATCCCGTGATGGCTACGCCGCAGGTTCGGGCCATACCATGCCGCCTCATTCCCGCATAA